A region from the Anomalospiza imberbis isolate Cuckoo-Finch-1a 21T00152 chromosome 23, ASM3175350v1, whole genome shotgun sequence genome encodes:
- the CAMK2N1 gene encoding calcium/calmodulin-dependent protein kinase II inhibitor 1 has translation MSEGPPYGEGQLAGDAAVGQLPFPVRLRGGDGLLAGGQGKRPPKLGQIGRSKRVVIEDDRIDDVLQNLSEKAPPGV, from the exons atGTCGGAGGGGCCGCCCTACGGCGAGGGGCAGCTGGCGGGGGACGCGGCCGTGGGGCAGCTGCCCTTCCCCGTTCGCCTCCGCGGCGGCGACGGACTCCTGGCCGGCGGGCAGGGCAAGCGGCCGCCCAAGCTGGGGCAGATCGGCCGCAGCAAGAGAG TGGTTATTGAAGATGATAGAATTGATGATGTGCTGCAAAACCTCTCCGAAAAGGCCCCTCCCGGTGTTTAA